Proteins from a single region of Pseudopedobacter saltans DSM 12145:
- a CDS encoding response regulator transcription factor yields the protein MINIILTEDHPIVRNGIKLLLESQQNFCVIGEASNGKETLRLFRNNVIPDVLITDISMDDMDGLQLTEEIRSNYPQVKIMILSMIGQREFISNCFAKGANAYLLKKSSYEEMLFAINHVAKGGRYLCDELSMDLIENMNNIGLDLAGKTRLIDEIELSDRELEVLGLISEGLTNIEIANKLFLSKRTVEGHRQNLINKTKVKNSAALIKYAVKNGLI from the coding sequence ATGATAAACATTATTTTAACTGAAGATCACCCGATAGTAAGAAACGGAATTAAATTATTATTAGAATCCCAACAAAATTTTTGTGTAATAGGGGAGGCAAGTAACGGTAAGGAGACCTTACGGCTATTTAGAAACAACGTCATCCCCGATGTTTTAATTACAGATATCAGCATGGATGATATGGATGGGCTTCAATTAACGGAAGAAATACGAAGTAATTATCCGCAAGTTAAAATAATGATATTATCCATGATTGGGCAAAGAGAATTTATCTCTAATTGTTTCGCCAAAGGAGCGAACGCATATTTATTAAAAAAGTCGAGTTACGAAGAGATGCTTTTTGCTATTAACCACGTAGCCAAAGGTGGGCGTTATCTGTGTGATGAGCTTTCTATGGATTTAATAGAAAACATGAATAATATCGGGTTAGATTTAGCAGGGAAAACAAGACTTATTGATGAGATTGAACTGTCTGATAGGGAATTGGAAGTGCTGGGGTTGATAAGTGAGGGGCTGACCAATATCGAAATTGCGAACAAACTCTTTTTAAGCAAAAGGACTGTCGAGGGGCACAGGCAAAACTTAATCAACAAGACCAAAGTAAAAAACTCAGCGGCACTGATTAAATATGCTGTAAAGAATGGGCTGATCTGA